The following DNA comes from Acipenser ruthenus chromosome 47, fAciRut3.2 maternal haplotype, whole genome shotgun sequence.
TCTGTATAACAGTGACATGAACACCATACACACTGATCGTGCCTGGCTCTTATAGTAACCAGGCAGTGTGCTCCAGTACCGTTGAGTATTAATAACTGTTGGAACGGTTTCAACAGGTAATAGACTAGTATTAGAACGATATcccaaaaggcttttttttttctttcttgaaggcacaaaataataaacttgcaAAATtgcccttatttatttattaatacatttagtGTCCAATTCTTcttctccccagtttagaatgccCAATTCTGTTCCCTCATGGCAGCAATTCCACCGCAATGGTTCAGGAGCACTGAAatgtgggtgtcctccgatcccatgaacAAGCCAACTGCCTCGTTACATCCAGGGGCTCTATGGTAGACGTCGGCAAGCAAGATATTTGAATCTCCAAGCCAATCCAATGTTTCGCCGTGGCAGACAGACATTCGAATACCAATCTAAAGCAATCCAGCGCGATGCGATGAAAACGCACGAACAGAACAAGGTGTATCCCACTGCCTATCATCTTGGGCCTCCTTCACTTTTTCAATCAGCTTCCTTTAATTATCCTATCTGGGCAAGAAGCCTTTTCTGAGAAAGCACACGGGGCAGAGAGGGGACTTCTTAGAAGTATCTTGCTCAACAGAAAGCCCCTCATAAGCAGCTTGTGGCTCCCTTAGTGAGTTGTGATGATATGTTTTTCAACCACATTTCTAAACAATGTGCTGCTGGTCATTCCCAGCGCTGGAACCCATCCCTGCACTCCGTGCCAGGCACATGCAGAGAAGGTGGGAGGGTGGAAGAATTCAAGAACcgctttttcatttttcaattatcATCATCTGGACCTGGACCATACCAGCTGGCTTGGTTAagggtgagcaaagaaataaagaGCTTTAAGACACAAAGCACCCCCCTCGATGAGATGAATGGGTGGGTCCATCCCAAGTACTTTCTTCAAGCAATAAAAATCCATTAGCTTCAGAAGACTGTACTTCACAAACTAGGGTTACAATGCACTGGTGCAGAATGATAAAGGACTAGGGATAATTACATGGAGGATGGTCAAAATTTAAACACATTAGACATTAGAAACTATAGTGTAGTTTCATAattggtaaataaaaatacaacagtttAAATCAATTACTGAAAATAAGTCTtaagaaaaatgttatttttattttagcattaccAACACAGTAACCATTTTCATATCATCTTTTTATATTAGttcaatgtaaaataaatgactaTTGGTCGAATTACAATAATATACAACATTATTTTACACATCAATGCATATCTTAGTTCATTCCACTTGAATACATAATCCCTTTTTTTATCTGGAAATGATTGAAATTTGTAGTAAAAACACTTGACAGAGTAGTGTAGCCCTATGATAACAAAAGACAGGGTTCTTAAAATATGTAGTATTCTATATTgataattttttttctaaatctataCAAAACATATAAAGAGCGCAGGTGGGGccacagagttgaaaggtcacattgccaCATGACTTGAATGGAGCTAGGAAGTCTTTTCAATAGCCGGTAGTTAGGATTCTGCAGGCAAGCTATAGAAAATATGAACCCGGACTTGACAACACAAcccctcagaatgattgcaacaTCACATCAATTTCCATCTTTACATAGCAATGCAAAATGACCTTTAAAAAGCACTGGGTTACAAATAAAAGGAGAAAGCTGGGCACCGGATCCCAGGAGCGTCTCACTGCTCCTCACAGTGGAGGCACAGCCTCCCGACTGCATTCATGCAGCGATCTCGGGAGGAAATTATTGCAGCCCACAGAACATTCCCTTTAATCctcaaatacaaaaaaaggtaCAAAAGCTATATGTGCACAAGACAGCATGGTAGCTTCACAACTGGAATTATTACTGTAAAAACTCCCACAGCCTCAAGACAGGTTTAAAGATAAATGCTTTTAGATGTATCGGAGTGAGAAAGACAAAAGAACACACCCCTGAGCATGGAGGATAGGTGGAATGCCCTTCCACGTTGTTTTTCTCAACGTTATCTAAGACATGTTCATCTTGTGTGTTAAAGATCAGCTCTGTGGGTCTCTTGTACGATGTGATGCTTGCTTGGGCAGGTCAGGTACACATCCTCTTTATTTCAGATGAAGGCAGTAAATTGCAATGGATCTAAAATTTTACAAACAAATCTCCCTTTAGATTTAGGATGGATTTTATAGTCAAAATAAAATTCAAAGAGACAATTTTTACACTTTGGACTTAATGATCAGCAAATTTGTCTTTTTCCAAAAAACAccaaattcatttaaaatgaggTTTCTGGTTCCCCTGGCAGAGCTGAGGTTTCCACACACTACAGCACTGGTCAGACCTGTTCTCATTGAGCACTATTCTATCAGAATAAATGTTTGACCAGAACTGCTTTCCCTCTCCAATGTAGTGCACAGTACAGGGAGAATGACATTGAGAGACCTGCCTGCTTGGAGCAGAGAAAAGGGGATCATTAATACAGGGACAGCACAGCGCTCCCTGAGAATGGTTTCGAGAGCGGTTTCTTTAGTTGACACTTCGGTCATCTTCAATGTCTTCTCTGAGCGATGATGAAGCCCCCAGCAGGCCCGGGACAGCTGGCTGACCTGAAACGGAGTCACAAGAGAGGGTGGTAAAGAATCAGCCTTTTTAGCTAAAAGCCAACAGGGGGCTCCAATTGCAGTACAATTTACAGCCAGTAGGTGGTGGTATTACACAGCAGGGTTACCCCTTTAAAAAGTTGGACACATCCTTGTAGATTCcctggtgctgcaaaatgctctaaaaataaaTCCAGCAGTTGCTCTCTCCTGGCGGGGTACAGGCTGATCGAATCTCGACAATTGCTACCCATGTGCCCCCCTAAAAATGTAGTGCCGAGACAGAGTACTTACGGACTCGGATCCCGATTGGCCAGATCAGGATGCTGCACAGGCAGAACGTCGCCACAATGGCCACGCCCCCGGTAACAATCACCATGACGCTGTGGTAGAACCAGACGCAAGCAGGACAGCACACCTGTGTGCTGAACCGGAGAGGGGAGAAAATACCTGAATCAGAAATGACCAAGTCCCTCTCAGTCACTGTATAACAACACAAGGCTGCATTTCAAAAACGAATGCTGACAAATGTTCTTTCTGTTTGAAATTGGTTCCAGTGAAGGAAGGACAGCGTTTGGAAGTGAACGCTTACTGGCATGGGTGCAGAGCCTGAATTATCATCACGCTTATTCCATTGGCCACTTTGTCAGTGAAGCTCATCGCCCCGTACACGAAGGCACCGCTttgctgaaaaacaaacagaaacagatcACTGCCAGTACTGCTCCTGTGCCATCTCAAGACACCCAAGAGCTGATGCAGTCCGATTAAACTCCACACAGAAATACACACGCCAGGTTCCACAGCGGTGGCTCGCGTTGGGTTTGACGAAAGGTCAAGCTAGCCTGACCAATCAGTTCCGTTTGCTAGTTTAGTAACACGTTTTGATTTGTCAGTTTACAGTAAAAACATCAGCGGCCCCGGATGAGAGTAAAATCCGCTTTCAATCTGCTTTTTAAAAGAAGTTTAATCGCCATGGATTGGTcctcgattgtaaaggtgagggagggacagcttttcttgtttatgAAATCAACACAGTGCTAAAATAGGAGTGCTTCGATTTGAATTCCTTACAGTGTTTCTCCCAATCAGGTCGGCGGTCATTGAGAGCGAGGTCACTAAGATGGTGGCTGAGCCAGCACCCAGCAGCACAGCGGCCCCATACACCGACTTCCCCATCTTATGGTCCAGCAACACCCAACAGGCAAAGGCCAGGATCAGCAGCAGGCCTACAAAGTATGTCATCTACAGCAAGACGTTCAGACAGCACCATTAATGCAGGCCTCTCACAACAGGACAGGAGAAGAAATTCACAATGCATCACGCAGGAAAGAAAAAACGTATTAagcactataaaaataaaaataaataacgcaCTTAAGAAATCTCACATGCCACAATCTacctataaatatatattttaaaaggagcGGATTCATATTCTTATGTTACTGTGTGATGTGTTAAAGTGTGAAGGATCTCTTCTGTTGCCATTCACAGCAACGTGCGTGTTCTGATTTTGCACGAATGAGACAATGTCCCTGCAGAGGTGCGAATGGCGCTAGTTACAAcaggaaataaatatatatatatattactgtagtGTATTGTTACATTTACTAGGTATATCTGAGTATTTCTAAATGTGCACTGTACTCCGCATTTACCACGGTTTGTCATGTATTTTACTTCCTCTCTCTGGGCTGCCCATTGCTTACACGTGCTTTACGACACACTGCTGTGCTCTCACTATGGGTTACGTTCATAGAGACGACTTGAAAGAGCGCCTTGTCAAGCGACTCACGTTTCTGCCGATCCACTTGTTGACTGGCTTCATGATCAAGGAGGACATGAATCCACTGACGTACATCACCAGGGGGATCGTAGCGATGTAGTTCTGTCAAGAGGGAAACGAGCACAGTGCGACTCCTCAGTTCCACATTGCAAACATACGTACAACTTGAATGGATCAGTTGTATTGTAATTGCAGGCGATGCTGACAAGGTGTAcatgtttgctcaataaagcctgTGTCGTAAAAGGTATTggaaattttaaaaatgaattggaatTTAACAAAAGGGAACTGACCCGAACCCTGATTAAAATGCAGTTGCGCAATCCTAGCGGTCATTCCTAAAACCATTTCTCACTTCACTTTTAGGATATTATGCATAACGTACGTAAGACATTAAAGTAATTAAACATTACAAAGAACAGTATAGAAAGTAATCTTTGGATTTATAAGAGCCGGGATGGATTTTACAGCACATACCTTGGGCAGAAAGAGCGAGTTTGTCAGGTACATAGATATGTAAGTCTGGGATAGGTTCACAATTAGTCTTGTGCACATGTACAGCCCTGCCACCTAGGGAAAGacaaacaagcatgtcagtgacagaCAACCAAGCCACGGCTGCACATTCAATATGACACCCGTGGGAGGGAGGCAGACGTGTATTACCACGACGCAACACACAGTGCAGAACAGGAAGTGGAAATGAACAGTCTCATGGCCATTGGATAAGAGGCATTAAAAGGCATACAGAGGGAGGTACAGACAGAGATATCTATCCACCCCAATCAGATACTCTCATGTAAAATAATGCGAATGccacgtttcatcacaattggatgagcGTGACAAGCATATGCAAGGACTGCGGACATTCATGATGCAGGAATCCGGACTTGCACAGCTTTCTGTCACAGGTCCTGGATTTGCTCACCTGATAGAAGGCAGGTTCTAGCAGCCAGTGCTTCCACTGTAGCAGGGAGCACCCTCCAGCGTCCTGGGACCTGGTGATCAGGGGCTGCCGCTCATCTGCAGGACATGAGGCGGCAGGCAGGGGGCGCCCTTTCTCCTTTGTTCCAATATGGAATAGCAACGAGAACACCGACCCTAACCCGATTACTATGAGGGCtagattctgaaaaaaaaaagattaataaaaaTGAGTTAGGGTTGCGCAGAGTATATGAGAACTTATAAGGGGGAAAATTAAACAACTTCCTAATTTAGGGGGCTACAACATCTTGATTTTGGTTACTGGCAGTGGTCAGTCAAAGCCTGTCACTCCAGGCAGTGGAATTCAATTCAGACATTATCCCACAGGAACCTACCCTAAAGATAGGGATGTCCTGCCTCCCCAGGCTCTCCGTCTGCGTTGGGTCGCCCGTCTGGCCAGCCTGAAAGTAAAACAGTAGCCAGGCCACCCCATAGACAGCGATGTTGGCAATCACAGTGAAAGCGTACCTGCAGGGACAACAAGATTTGCAATTTGAAATCCAGCCAGAACACGGTCAAAAGGGATGCAATGCCAGGATTGCCACTGCCTCCAATTCCATCATCTTGAGAGTCAGTCTGAAGACAGTCATACTGAATAGTTTTGGGTgcggaagcacctgccaaccaagcgcCGATCAGCCGCCTATCAAAGTCAGGtctgctgtcttgcccatcatgactgaaactgggAGATGCATCTTCTAGGTGAGAGACGTCACCTGCTTAATGTCAGGAGGGATTGCCCAGTTATACAAAAGTACGTGCCACATATTCTTGACAGGTTTATCTACAGTAGATGCTCTTACATGAACTATGCAAGGGATAGTGGGGGTTGCAGTTGATTTCCACACACAGCATATAACTGTGTAGTCACGACTGAAGCTACAGATTATGATCTTATTCTAGACACACCCACAAATGAACAGAGCCTGCAATGTGACGTCTGCACTTTCAGAGAAGCAGAAGTAACGCAAGGAAGGAAATCAAACCCAAAGCACAGCAAGGACTGCAGAGGaggctatttttaatgaaaagaaagatAACCCCAACCATGTTTGAACAAATTTAAGCACCCTGTTCCTAAGATATAGCCTAGATCCAAAAATCTTAACCATGCACTAGATTCCACTTACTTATGACAGAATACCAGTGCACGCATAACCAAGGAGCCGGTCATTTTACAGGCAGTTACACAAACGTATGTGCATGCGAATCTCATTTGTGTTGCTGTTGAAGATTTAGTATTCCAAGCTGTAAATAGTATTTGGTCTAGATTATATTATGGAAGCGCTTGATCTTCCCTGCTTCCCACTCTCTGCACATATCTGGAATGGGATTCCCCTTGAATAGGGGAATCCCGGTGTttcaaaaaccaaaacaacaaagaGTTTCTAGGAAGCTCTCCACATGCATGGGGCAAGGGGGTTCCCACTTACTGCGGGGCCACATAACTCCACAGCTCACAGTAATCAAAACCACTGGGTTGTTTAAAGCCGCAGTGTCGAACAATCACGATTAAATGTTTGAACTTACAACAAGGCTATGTTTCCATCTGACTCTGGGACTGACTTGAAAGCGGTCTGAAATCAGACTCGTTCATtcccatcagcagcagatccGAGTTCAAATCCATTTTAATTGGGACTCTTGTCAGGCAACCCCAGTTAGGCTTGCGGGCTGGCAAAACTCGATCTCTCCACACCGGCCCTGACAGTGGAAGTTACCTAACGAGAATCCATACAAGGGGCATGAGAGGTGGGGTTTAAAACTCCAGGATGTGCGTTTCAATGAAGCagataaatgttgaaataaaagatgtttaaaaaaaaaaaaaaaatcacctgataaatgatttactgtactgttaaaacaGAATGCTGGAGATTGGCGAATTTATTCATAAACCACATTGAACCCAGGTTGCAAAAAAACCCAGTACAAATAATGCAAACGCCTAGCACCTGGGGCTTCGACTGCTGAACAGGAAAACCGCAATTTCTAAAGATTATTTCTGTCTTGACATTTCACAGGAAAGATAAGCACTTGACATTTTCAACATGCAGATCACGACCTGCTTTAAGAACTCCAGTACCTTAAAATGAAACATATAGAGGCTCGCTGCAAAGTTTGAAAAAAGAAATTCTCAGGGTAGCTGGTGTTCTGTACTTAAAGCAGCTTACTCTGAAACACACTGTAGTGTGAAGCAGGTGGTCTTCCTGTGCAATGATATCGGTGTCAACCAGTAACCGCAGGCGAAGCCACGaataaaacacacagtgctcTGTATCGGGGCTGAGAATTCATTATCTTACCACCTCCAGCAGCATTCTGCAACTACAGCTAAAAGTGAAATCCAGCCGTAACAGCCAGAGACTACAAACCTGTGGTTTGTGAGTAAATTCAATGTGGTCCCCAGTCAGCCTGCTATACCAAACAAGCCCATGAGGGAGTGCCAGAGGTCCTGTAGAGTTCTGGGCACCAGGTAGTTATAGTTTCCTTTGTAAGAAATATTTTTCCTTAGACTGTAACCTGATTGGTTCACATAGCAATGGTATGCATGTCCACTGTCCCGATTGGTTCACATAGTATTAGTATGCATGTCCACGAACCTCTCACATCTGGTCGCCAGTTTACATGGGGAGTGGGTGATTCTCTATGGAAACTTTTCAAATGTTCTAAATTAAATCTGCCAAGCCATGCTCTTCGTTTTaaaaggaggaggctgtgtggtccagtggttaaagaactgggcttgtaaccaggaagtccccggttcaaatcccacctcagccactgactcattgtgtgaccctgagcaagtcacttaacctccttgtgctccgtctttcgggtgagacgtaattgtaagtgactctgcagctgatgcatagttcacacaccctcgtctctgtaagtcgcctttgataaaggcgtctgctaaataaactaataataataataataataataataataataataataataataataatagctcaaTCAATGTACAACACCAAATGATTGTGTGCTTAAAGGGAGTTTGCTCTTTGACTTTGTGAAGGGGGTGTCAAGCCTGGTGACGCTCAGCGCTTGGTTACCTGTAGGCAGTGAGCTCCACTTTCTCCTGGTCGTTGGTGACGAGCTCCGGAATCAGTGAGAGGTGGGAGATCTGTGTAGCTGCCCAGCCGAACTGGAAGACAACGATGAAAGGGATGAAGTAGACGAGTCCCACCCACTGAGGAGTGCCCTCGGCACAGCCCATACAAGGGTTAAAGATGAACGGGAACGAGAGGAGCACGCTCACCGTACCTGGGGGGACACAACAGAGAGACGGACGCATTGGGTTACTATGGTGACCAGTCGTGGCAAATTGAAAACGTTTTTTGTAagggtacaataaataaatcaacaaaccAATGAATGCGTTCAGACAGATTTCAGGGGAAAAGAAAAATCAAGTCTTCGTGCTtcgaaagagaaataaaacacagaacggCAGCTGTCTGTATTTACGAGGAAATATTTTCCTGAAATGCAGGCTCTACGGCAAATGAGACTGACTCCTACAAATGGATTGGGCAAAAGCagtatttttctacatacaagaAATACACCCAatgactgtgttattattattatttacggaTATTTGAATGGCTCCAGTGTTGCTACACCGTCAAtgaattgtagaaaaaaaaaattccccgTTCACGCTGAAAATCGGATAACCGTGCTTCCGGTTAATGTACTCACCCACAAGATGCCAGGACTTTCTCTTGCCATAATTCCGGCACCCCGGCGTCCGGTCAGACTCGTAACCTATAAGCGGGGTGCAGATCCCGTCCGCTATCTGTCCGACAAGCAGCAGCACCCCAGCGACGGTATTATTGAACCCCAGCACGGAGTGGTAATAGACCAGCAAATAGGTAAACCACATCGAAGCGCACAGGTCGTTCAGAAAATGACCGACAGAGTAACTCAAACGGGCACATAACGATAACGAAATGTCATCTGCCATTGTAATTATATCTACGCTCCCTTTTGGTGTTAAACGGATTTAATTTTGACCTAAGCTAGAGCAGTATTAACTGTTAGGAGTATCGCTACATCTAAAACCTTACTTACGACGGTAATCGAAAAACACATGCAGATCATTTCACCGGCAAACTAAACAATACACATGTCACTGAAATCTACGAAAACAACACCCCTTCGTCttcaaaaacaaaagtgaaaatgaACACAGCACAGAATACCAGGAATATATTGCACTGCAGTACCAGCTACAGCAATAACACAAGCATTGGCAACAGACATTCCGTCTAttttgtttcccttttaataTCCTGGGCTAAAATCCCCTTCGCCCCCTCACCCTGCACTGTAAACACTGTATCCGTCACATGCGATACTTCTCTCATCGCTATCTCTACATCCTGCCACAGACGCGTCTGCTTATGTATCTAGTCTGCCACAGGTTTGCCCCTGGCAGGAAGCATATTGACATCCGTTTTGCCCAATCGTTGCCCACAATCAGCCAAACTAAACCAGTCAGAATTAAGGAGGGGTTGGCTTAGAGGGTTTAACAATGGCCCATGTTTCTCAAACCGGCGCATTAGTCATTGTTTCTCTTTAAAAAGACAGCGAACCCCTTTGCAGTGCCAGTGTTTTGTAACCACAGAGATAATTCAGCGTGTAGTAGTTGGGAGTTTGTGTCACGCTTCatacattcaaataatacaaTCGTGACAGTGTAGATTCTGTCAATTGGTAAAACACATTCTAAAGGACGGAGTTAACATTGCAAACGAGTCTCTAAGTATTGGCCCCACCCCTCTTCTCATCTCgttaaaatcttttaaaaaaagcacactaTCGCTATTGTAAAGTGCGGTTAGATTTTAGTGATGCAATATAATATCAGTCCTAAACACTAACCACTCATCAGCACACAGCCAATGCAACCGTTTGTTAGGTACCGGTAGGTGTGTGGCTGGTGGTGACACTGATCACATGAGCTCGTATGGTTTTGCTCATTTGACTGGACTTTGCAACTGTCAATTAATTTTCCGAGTCCTTTAAAAACATGGTAGTGCTGCTGGAAGCATCACAAGACACGAGCCAGCAATGCAACTCTATAGGTCTACTCAATGTAGCATGTCCTTTACCTGCTCAGCGAGCTCCTGGGTGTGTTCTGCTGTCCATGGCTGTTTTTGCTTTGAtgattatttaccatgcttaatTACTATTCCAGCCAAAACTGCtactaaaaaaaaaccccacgAACCCCCCAATTGCACAAGATCACATTCTATACTACAAGAGAAACCCTTTGTTATGCTGGTGTGATCAGAGTGGTTTTTGCAACTATATTGTGGCTGTATTTTCAGAATGCCCCTTCAGCAATTTTATTTGGCTGCTCCCCATTTCCTTTTTTCACTTCCACTTCCGCAGTACCCCTGGAGCAAGGAGTATTGAGATCACTGACACAAGGAGTATTGAGATCACTGACACAAGGAGTATTGAGATCACTGACACAAGGAGTATTGAGATCACTGACACAAGGAGTATTGAGATCACTGACACAAGGTGGCAGCTTGTAGTGTTTTTAATCTACTCCTCTTCTAAACACGTTGGCAGAATCAAATAGCCTGTAAGGTGACAGGTGATTTAATCTTCATTGGCACTGGAACTACAGGGCAATGCAACAAAACTACAATGGTATCGCCATTGGTAGACCACTACCGCAGTGGTAAAATTGTcatatgttgacacattaatAGCACACTACTGGAAAGTCATTGCCAAGTACTTCCGTCCCATTGTTGATAATGCTGCAGTTCTCAGTCTCTGCTTCACGCTCCAGGCTCCTAGAGGTGGAAGGTCCTGCTCTATTCTAGTTCACTTCTAGAAGGTATTGAATTCGCTGTGTTCTACCTTTGTGTGAATCTGTGCTCGTAATGGACTATTGAGATGCACCTATATTGGTCTGACAGGCACACCATTAAGGaactaaactaaaactaaatagcTCCAATTTTCTGTGAAAGATGTAAAGTCATACTTAGGAAGACAAAGTCTTTAGCCTGCTCAAATCAGAGATTTACGGCCAGTTAAAGTGTAATAAAACGCGGTTACACATTAAAGAACTGAGATGAACCCACATGGTCCCAAACCCAGACCTCGAGGCTATCACATGCCAGCTGTATGACGGTGTAAACATTGAGCCTCCTGCAACACTATAGGAGCACACAGCGAAATCCTTTTAAAACTGCTTCTTTCTCAATACTGGCTTTCTGTCTGGCCACTTTATAAGGACCAGCATCTAATATCGGGTTGGGTCGCTGTTTGCCCGGATCACCGCTTTGACACGGCACAAGGTGCTGTAAGGTGTCTCGAGGGATCTtcatccattcagtcattaatatctCCTAAAAGTGTAGTAGTACACAGTGGTCAAAGAGGTAACTGGTGCTCAGAGGCAGGCACAGACCCACTTAGAAAAACTGCAAATGCCATAAACGGTAAGAGAAACGTAAAAGACAATTGTAAAGACATTGAAGAACTCTGGGATCAACCGGTGTCAAAAAATGATTGACAGTTAAGGGGCAATTAACGCCCTTGGATTTGCTTCT
Coding sequences within:
- the LOC117966283 gene encoding major facilitator superfamily domain-containing protein 12-like, which codes for MADDISLSLCARLSYSVGHFLNDLCASMWFTYLLVYYHSVLGFNNTVAGVLLLVGQIADGICTPLIGYESDRTPGCRNYGKRKSWHLVGTVSVLLSFPFIFNPCMGCAEGTPQWVGLVYFIPFIVVFQFGWAATQISHLSLIPELVTNDQEKVELTAYRYAFTVIANIAVYGVAWLLFYFQAGQTGDPTQTESLGRQDIPIFRNLALIVIGLGSVFSLLFHIGTKEKGRPLPAASCPADERQPLITRSQDAGGCSLLQWKHWLLEPAFYQVAGLYMCTRLIVNLSQTYISMYLTNSLFLPKNYIATIPLVMYVSGFMSSLIMKPVNKWIGRNMTYFVGLLLILAFACWVLLDHKMGKSVYGAAVLLGAGSATILVTSLSMTADLIGRNTQSGAFVYGAMSFTDKVANGISVMIIQALHPCHTQVCCPACVWFYHSVMVIVTGGVAIVATFCLCSILIWPIGIRVRQPAVPGLLGASSSLREDIEDDRSVN